One genomic segment of Paenibacillus durus includes these proteins:
- the rpsB gene encoding 30S ribosomal protein S2 has protein sequence MAVISMKQLLEAGVHFGHQTRRWNPKMDRYIFTERNGIYIIDLQKTVKKVEEAYNFVKSVAGDNGTVLFVGTKKQAQDSVKEEAERSGMYYINQRWLGGTLTNFQTIQKRIDRLKKLEAWEEDGTFSVLPKKEVILLRKEKERLEKFLGGIKNMKGLPSALFIIDPRKERIAVAEARKLGIPIVAIVDTNCDPDEIDYVIPGNDDAIRAVKLLTGKMADAVVEAHQGEDTTSA, from the coding sequence ATGGCAGTAATCTCCATGAAGCAGCTTCTCGAAGCTGGGGTACACTTCGGTCACCAGACTCGTCGTTGGAACCCGAAAATGGATCGTTATATCTTCACTGAAAGAAACGGAATCTACATTATCGACCTGCAAAAGACGGTCAAGAAAGTAGAAGAGGCTTACAACTTTGTAAAAAGCGTAGCAGGCGACAATGGTACGGTCCTGTTCGTGGGAACAAAGAAACAAGCTCAAGACTCTGTAAAAGAAGAAGCCGAACGTTCGGGCATGTACTACATCAATCAACGCTGGCTCGGCGGCACGCTGACGAACTTCCAAACGATTCAAAAGCGTATCGACCGTCTGAAAAAGCTGGAAGCTTGGGAAGAGGACGGCACATTCTCCGTTCTGCCCAAGAAAGAAGTCATCCTTCTCCGCAAAGAGAAAGAACGTCTTGAGAAATTCCTTGGCGGTATCAAGAACATGAAAGGTCTGCCAAGCGCGCTGTTCATTATTGACCCGCGTAAAGAGCGCATTGCCGTTGCCGAAGCACGCAAATTGGGTATTCCGATTGTTGCTATCGTCGATACGAACTGCGATCCGGACGAGATCGACTATGTTATTCCGGGCAATGACGACGCAATCCGCGCCGTTAAGCTGCTGACGGGTAAAATGGCTGACGCTGTAGTGGAAGCTCATCAAGGCGAAGACACAACTTCAGCATAA
- the proS gene encoding proline--tRNA ligase, with the protein MSKEKQFVTEITPQGEDFSRWYIDVIKKADLMDYSPVRGCIVFKPDGYEIWEHIQEEMNRRFKATGHRNAYFPLFIPESFFQKEKEHVEGFNPELPWVTEAGGEKLEERLAIRPTSETMIGHMYSKWIQSYRDLPVLINQWANVVRWEKRTLPFLRTSEFLWQEGHTAHENEAEAREETMQMLEVYRDFVEGYLAIPVITGQKTPSERFAGAVDTYSIEAMMKDGRAVQAGTSHYLGTKFAVAFDIQYLSRDNNLEYVHTTSWGTSTRMIGSMIMVHGDDRGLALPPKVAPTQVIMIPIGPPKTREAVIARTDELFKELKSAGIRVRVDDRSDVTPGWKFNEYEMRGVPVRLELGPRDMENGVCVLVSRISGEKKIVQQDRLVEEVQTMLEQVHNEMFERALKFREDHFYSVETLDEMKAAMEEKRGFALAGWCGDDACEAQVKEETGATSRNIPFEPGETKKTCVCCGKPAEHTVVFAKAY; encoded by the coding sequence ATGTCAAAAGAAAAACAGTTTGTTACGGAAATAACGCCGCAGGGCGAAGATTTCTCGCGTTGGTATATCGATGTAATCAAGAAAGCTGACCTGATGGATTATTCTCCGGTACGCGGCTGTATCGTGTTCAAGCCGGACGGCTATGAAATCTGGGAGCATATCCAAGAAGAGATGAACCGGCGTTTCAAGGCAACGGGACACCGCAATGCTTATTTTCCGCTGTTTATTCCGGAAAGCTTTTTTCAGAAGGAGAAAGAGCATGTCGAAGGCTTTAATCCGGAGCTGCCATGGGTAACGGAAGCCGGCGGCGAGAAGCTGGAAGAGCGTCTGGCGATCCGGCCAACCTCCGAAACGATGATCGGACATATGTATTCCAAATGGATTCAGTCGTACCGGGACCTGCCGGTGCTGATCAATCAGTGGGCGAACGTCGTCCGTTGGGAGAAGCGGACGCTTCCTTTCCTGCGCACAAGCGAGTTTTTGTGGCAGGAAGGCCATACGGCGCATGAAAATGAGGCCGAAGCGCGCGAGGAAACGATGCAGATGCTGGAAGTTTACCGCGATTTCGTCGAAGGGTATCTGGCGATTCCGGTCATTACCGGACAGAAGACGCCTTCCGAGCGTTTTGCCGGAGCGGTAGACACGTACTCGATCGAGGCGATGATGAAAGACGGACGGGCTGTTCAGGCGGGGACCTCCCACTATCTGGGCACCAAGTTTGCTGTTGCGTTCGACATTCAGTACCTCAGCCGCGATAACAATCTGGAATATGTGCATACGACTTCCTGGGGGACAAGCACTCGCATGATCGGTTCGATGATTATGGTGCACGGGGACGACCGCGGTCTTGCCCTGCCGCCTAAAGTGGCGCCGACCCAGGTTATCATGATTCCGATCGGCCCACCGAAGACGCGGGAAGCGGTCATTGCCCGGACGGACGAGCTGTTCAAGGAACTGAAATCGGCAGGCATCCGTGTGCGCGTTGACGACCGTTCCGATGTAACGCCCGGCTGGAAATTTAATGAATACGAAATGCGCGGAGTGCCGGTTAGACTGGAGCTTGGCCCCCGGGATATGGAGAACGGCGTCTGCGTACTGGTCTCGCGGATTAGCGGCGAGAAGAAAATCGTTCAGCAGGATCGCCTAGTTGAAGAAGTCCAGACTATGCTGGAGCAGGTTCATAACGAAATGTTCGAGCGGGCGCTTAAATTCCGCGAGGATCATTTCTATTCTGTCGAGACGCTGGATGAGATGAAAGCGGCGATGGAAGAGAAACGCGGTTTTGCGCTAGCCGGCTGGTGCGGTGACGATGCCTGCGAGGCACAGGTGAAGGAAGAAACCGGAGCAACGAGCCGCAACATTCCTTTTGAACCGGGCGAAACGAAGAAGACTTGCGTCTGCTGCGGCAAACCGGCAGAGCATACAGTTGTATTCGCCAAAGCATACTAA
- a CDS encoding 1-deoxy-D-xylulose-5-phosphate reductoisomerase — protein MKKISILGSTGSIGTQTLDVVAMHQDSFEVDGLAAGSNTALLLEQVRRFKPKRVSVASKELADDIRTQLPAGVELYSGDDGLVQIAAGGDAEYVVTAVMGSVGLRSTLAAIEAGRDIGLANKETLVTAGHLVTEQVRRKGVKLLPIDSEHSAIFQCLNGESKEDIASITLTASGGSFRDLSREQLRDVTLEDALRHPNWAMGTKITIDSATMVNKGLEVIEAHWLFDLTYEQIEVLLHPESIIHSFVEFRDSSIIAQLGNPDMRVPIQYALTYPGRWHSPAQRLSLAQAGRLTFREMDFARYPALKLAIECGKTGGTATTAFNAANEVAVARFLRREISFLRIEEILEEVLGRHSVQSDPSLEQIEECDRTVRALAQSL, from the coding sequence TTGAAAAAGATCAGCATTCTCGGCTCAACCGGTTCAATCGGAACGCAAACGCTCGATGTTGTGGCCATGCATCAGGACAGCTTTGAAGTGGACGGCCTGGCTGCGGGAAGCAATACGGCGCTTCTGCTGGAGCAGGTTCGCCGCTTTAAGCCCAAGAGGGTATCCGTCGCCAGCAAGGAGCTTGCAGACGACATTCGGACACAGCTTCCGGCTGGAGTAGAACTTTATAGCGGCGATGACGGACTGGTGCAAATTGCAGCCGGAGGAGATGCCGAGTATGTAGTGACCGCAGTTATGGGCAGCGTCGGCCTTCGTTCCACACTTGCCGCCATCGAGGCCGGCAGGGACATTGGACTCGCGAACAAGGAAACGCTGGTGACGGCCGGACATCTTGTCACTGAGCAGGTCCGGCGCAAAGGGGTAAAGCTGCTGCCCATCGACAGCGAGCATTCGGCGATTTTTCAATGCCTGAATGGAGAAAGCAAGGAGGATATTGCTTCGATTACGCTGACCGCCTCAGGGGGGTCCTTCCGGGATCTGTCCAGGGAGCAGCTCCGAGATGTCACGCTCGAAGATGCGCTTCGCCATCCCAATTGGGCAATGGGCACCAAGATTACGATTGATTCCGCTACTATGGTTAATAAAGGGCTGGAAGTCATCGAGGCCCACTGGCTGTTTGATCTGACTTACGAACAAATTGAGGTGTTGCTTCACCCGGAGAGCATCATTCACTCTTTTGTGGAGTTTCGTGACAGCAGTATCATCGCCCAGCTCGGCAATCCCGATATGCGTGTGCCGATCCAGTACGCGCTAACCTATCCCGGAAGATGGCATTCTCCGGCTCAGCGATTGTCGCTTGCGCAGGCGGGACGGCTGACATTCCGCGAGATGGACTTCGCACGTTACCCGGCGCTAAAGCTTGCCATCGAATGCGGAAAGACCGGCGGAACTGCGACAACCGCCTTCAATGCCGCGAACGAAGTTGCCGTCGCAAGGTTTTTGCGGCGCGAGATTTCTTTTTTGCGTATCGAAGAGATATTGGAAGAGGTTCTTGGGCGCCATTCAGTACAGAGTGATCCGAGTCTGGAGCAAATCGAGGAATGTGACCGCACAGTGCGCGCGCTGGCACAAAGTCTGTAA
- the frr gene encoding ribosome recycling factor, translating into MPQSVKKNAEERMEKAILSLKRDLSTLRAGRATPSLLDRIQVEYYGSPTPVNQLANINTPDSRTLLIQPWDKSSLADIERAIMKSDLGLTPANDGSTIRLSIPALTEERRGELVKLTKKFGEEAKVAIRNIRRDANDDIKKMEKNGISEDESRGHQENIQKTTDKFIAEVDKVLLTKEKEIMEV; encoded by the coding sequence ATGCCACAATCGGTTAAAAAAAATGCCGAAGAGCGCATGGAGAAAGCGATTTTGTCGCTCAAACGCGATTTGTCGACGCTTCGTGCCGGACGTGCAACCCCTTCGCTGCTGGACCGCATTCAGGTGGAATATTACGGTTCGCCGACTCCGGTTAATCAGCTTGCCAACATTAACACCCCGGATTCCCGCACGCTGCTTATTCAGCCATGGGATAAATCCTCGCTTGCCGATATCGAACGGGCGATTATGAAATCCGATCTCGGTCTTACGCCTGCTAACGACGGCAGCACAATCCGTCTGTCCATTCCTGCGCTTACGGAAGAACGCCGGGGGGAGCTTGTTAAGCTGACGAAAAAATTCGGCGAAGAAGCCAAAGTAGCGATCCGCAACATCCGCCGCGATGCTAATGACGATATCAAGAAGATGGAGAAGAACGGCATTTCAGAAGACGAGTCCCGGGGACATCAGGAGAATATCCAGAAGACGACGGATAAGTTCATTGCCGAGGTCGACAAAGTGCTCCTGACTAAAGAAAAAGAGATCATGGAAGTATAA
- a CDS encoding isoprenyl transferase, with the protein MIKRVQSWLGREERQQPVDISPDNIPRHVAIIMDGNGRWAKRLGLPRIVGHQNGMKAVKRAAIAADELGIEYLTMYAFSTENWKRPKEEVDFLMRLPEEFLAIELDELIEKNVRVRVMGDSEALPSYTRKAMDEAVLRTQHNTGLILNFALNYGGRKEIEDCMRSLGKDIAAGHLAPEQITAELIDSRLLSGGLPDPDLLIRTSGEMRLSNFMLWQLAYSELWFTDIYWPEFGKEHLLQAVAEYQRRTRRYGGLK; encoded by the coding sequence ATGATCAAACGGGTTCAATCTTGGCTGGGCCGGGAAGAGCGGCAGCAGCCGGTCGATATTTCACCGGATAATATTCCCCGGCATGTGGCCATCATTATGGACGGCAACGGCCGCTGGGCCAAACGCCTTGGATTGCCGCGCATTGTCGGCCATCAGAACGGTATGAAGGCGGTTAAGCGCGCCGCGATTGCCGCCGACGAGCTAGGTATTGAATACTTGACGATGTACGCGTTCTCAACGGAAAATTGGAAACGGCCCAAAGAGGAAGTCGATTTTCTGATGCGTCTGCCGGAAGAGTTTTTGGCTATCGAACTGGACGAACTGATCGAAAAGAACGTCCGGGTACGAGTCATGGGCGACAGTGAGGCACTGCCTTCGTATACCCGTAAAGCGATGGACGAAGCGGTGCTTCGCACACAGCACAACACCGGACTGATTTTGAATTTTGCGCTAAATTACGGAGGGCGTAAGGAAATTGAGGACTGCATGCGCAGTTTGGGGAAAGATATTGCTGCGGGACATTTAGCGCCGGAGCAGATAACGGCAGAATTGATTGACAGCCGGCTGCTCTCCGGAGGGCTGCCCGATCCCGACCTGCTTATCCGGACTAGCGGTGAAATGCGTCTCAGCAACTTTATGCTCTGGCAGCTGGCCTATAGCGAATTGTGGTTTACCGATATTTACTGGCCGGAATTCGGCAAGGAGCATCTGCTTCAGGCTGTGGCCGAGTACCAGCGGCGCACCCGCCGTTATGGCGGCCTGAAGTAG
- a CDS encoding phosphatidate cytidylyltransferase produces MKQRLITGVAAGALFLGLCLLGGWWFHLLLIAMALIGYYEFVKMIGCSPAGRSAVAGYAAVLGFMMPWDLIGFSAPLSWMQGVWLLMLLFLVITVFTKNKVDIRITALLFIGALYIGTGFSYMAVSRSAPDGNGLFWTLLLLCCIWSSDAGAYFVGRAMGRTKLWPAISPNKTVEGAVGGIVIAMAVALIFALISPDLLSLGRALVIGLASAVVGQLGDLVQSAYKRAYGIKDSGTLLPGHGGILDRCDSWIIVFPFVHIMMLMPYH; encoded by the coding sequence TTGAAGCAGCGACTAATAACCGGGGTGGCGGCCGGTGCATTATTTTTGGGACTATGCCTGCTTGGCGGTTGGTGGTTTCACCTTCTGCTGATCGCCATGGCTTTGATCGGCTACTATGAATTCGTCAAAATGATCGGCTGTTCACCTGCAGGCCGCAGTGCAGTGGCAGGCTATGCCGCTGTGCTGGGTTTTATGATGCCTTGGGACTTAATTGGGTTTTCCGCGCCTTTATCTTGGATGCAGGGAGTATGGCTCTTGATGCTGTTATTCCTTGTCATAACAGTGTTTACCAAGAATAAAGTGGATATTCGCATAACCGCGCTGCTGTTCATCGGCGCTTTATACATAGGGACAGGCTTTTCCTATATGGCGGTTTCCCGTTCTGCGCCGGACGGCAATGGACTATTCTGGACCCTTCTGCTTCTCTGCTGCATTTGGAGCAGTGATGCCGGAGCATATTTTGTCGGCAGAGCGATGGGAAGAACAAAGCTCTGGCCTGCGATCAGCCCCAATAAGACCGTCGAAGGAGCAGTAGGCGGAATCGTCATCGCGATGGCGGTTGCTTTAATTTTTGCCTTAATATCTCCCGATTTGCTCTCCTTAGGGCGTGCGCTAGTTATCGGTCTTGCCAGCGCCGTGGTCGGACAGCTTGGGGATCTTGTTCAATCAGCCTATAAAAGGGCATACGGTATAAAGGACTCGGGAACGCTGCTGCCCGGACATGGAGGCATTCTCGACCGCTGCGACAGCTGGATTATCGTATTTCCGTTCGTACATATCATGATGCTGATGCCTTATCACTAA
- the rseP gene encoding RIP metalloprotease RseP — MEMVQVVFLTVLMFFVLVTVHEWGHYYFAKRAGILVREFAIGFGPKLFSYKRNETQFTLRLLPFGGYARMAGEDPEVIEISPGQTIAVRLGEDNIVKTVYLDQLDTRRNVIRGEAQYADLEKDLSIRLDVDGEVTTYSLHPKAMLVKGNQQIQIAPKDRQFGSKTVGQRALAIVAGPVMNFLLAFLLFGVYIQMAGVAVENPTYLLIGDVSKGMPAQQAGLQKGDIVYSINGETIGADYKKMISLTSASEGKAMNWTIKRGDQMITVTMTPRHMKGQEGGKVGISPELPTRNATIGETLSGASHAMADTTKAIFLGFKQLINQFNMDDIGGPVRTFELTGQIAQQGIVHLIHWTAILSLYLGIFNLLPIPALDGSRLVFLGVEALRGKPVDPSREGMVHFVGFAMLFLLMIAVTYNDILRLISG, encoded by the coding sequence TTGGAAATGGTTCAAGTCGTTTTTTTGACGGTGCTCATGTTCTTCGTCCTGGTGACGGTTCATGAATGGGGACATTATTATTTTGCTAAACGCGCCGGCATTCTTGTGAGAGAGTTCGCTATCGGTTTCGGTCCGAAACTGTTTTCTTATAAACGCAATGAAACACAGTTTACGCTCCGTCTGCTGCCGTTTGGCGGTTACGCGAGGATGGCCGGTGAAGATCCCGAGGTGATCGAGATTTCACCCGGGCAGACGATAGCGGTACGGCTCGGCGAGGACAATATCGTAAAGACCGTATATCTCGACCAATTGGATACGCGCAGAAATGTTATCCGCGGGGAAGCGCAGTATGCCGACTTGGAGAAGGATCTGAGCATCCGGCTGGATGTTGACGGAGAGGTTACAACCTATTCCTTGCATCCAAAGGCTATGTTGGTTAAAGGTAATCAGCAAATCCAGATCGCTCCCAAGGATCGGCAGTTCGGCAGTAAAACGGTCGGACAGCGGGCGCTTGCCATTGTAGCCGGTCCGGTAATGAATTTTCTGCTCGCTTTTCTTCTTTTTGGCGTTTACATTCAAATGGCGGGCGTTGCGGTAGAGAATCCAACCTATTTATTGATCGGCGACGTCTCCAAGGGCATGCCAGCCCAGCAGGCGGGACTTCAAAAGGGCGATATCGTCTATTCGATTAACGGCGAGACCATCGGAGCGGATTATAAGAAGATGATCAGCCTGACTTCAGCTTCTGAAGGAAAAGCAATGAATTGGACGATCAAGCGCGGAGATCAAATGATCACTGTAACGATGACGCCCCGTCATATGAAAGGGCAGGAAGGCGGTAAAGTCGGTATTTCGCCGGAGCTTCCGACCCGAAATGCGACAATTGGAGAAACGCTCAGCGGAGCGAGTCATGCCATGGCCGATACGACCAAAGCGATTTTTCTCGGTTTCAAGCAGCTGATTAATCAGTTTAATATGGATGATATCGGCGGACCGGTGCGTACTTTCGAGCTGACTGGCCAAATCGCCCAGCAGGGGATTGTGCATCTGATCCACTGGACGGCCATACTCAGCCTGTACCTTGGCATCTTCAATTTGCTGCCGATTCCGGCGCTTGACGGAAGCCGGCTCGTATTCCTCGGTGTGGAGGCGCTGCGCGGCAAACCGGTTGACCCAAGCCGGGAGGGCATGGTCCATTTCGTCGGCTTCGCGATGCTGTTTCTGCTGATGATCGCCGTTACCTATAATGATATATTACGCCTAATCAGCGGTTAA
- a CDS encoding endolytic transglycosylase MltG, with translation MIRNRSFIIGLGSGLVAGALLLQLMISAGMATPTKAQLAKEASKLNMKVADAGSNLLTADEWRALEQQEEASKGQDAKGKVNSGGTSQPAAPKSPAAQSQPASPPSQAASPMAPASPAKPSAAASPSSDTYAKKPVVSSIVLRIPKGANLTKVSDLLAGAGVIHDKDAFLDAARSRKANTRIQYGQYSFEAGQSVESIIDELVMAKK, from the coding sequence GTGATCAGGAATCGTTCCTTTATCATCGGGCTCGGCAGCGGGCTCGTGGCTGGAGCGCTTCTTCTTCAGCTTATGATTTCGGCGGGTATGGCTACACCAACGAAGGCGCAGCTTGCCAAGGAAGCTTCGAAGCTGAACATGAAGGTTGCCGATGCGGGATCGAATCTGCTGACAGCTGACGAGTGGCGAGCGTTGGAGCAGCAAGAGGAAGCCTCAAAAGGCCAAGACGCAAAGGGTAAAGTCAATAGCGGAGGCACATCGCAGCCTGCGGCCCCGAAATCTCCTGCTGCACAGAGCCAGCCAGCATCACCGCCCAGCCAGGCGGCTTCTCCTATGGCTCCGGCTTCGCCCGCTAAGCCGTCCGCTGCGGCATCGCCGTCGTCCGATACATATGCCAAGAAACCGGTTGTTTCCAGTATTGTCCTGCGTATTCCGAAGGGAGCCAATCTAACCAAAGTCTCGGATTTGCTGGCGGGAGCGGGAGTAATCCATGACAAGGACGCATTTTTGGATGCCGCCCGCAGCCGCAAGGCAAATACACGGATTCAATACGGGCAGTACAGTTTTGAGGCAGGACAGAGCGTTGAATCAATCATCGATGAGCTGGTTATGGCGAAAAAGTGA
- the pyrH gene encoding UMP kinase, whose translation MEQPVFKRVVLKVSGESLAGPNGYGIDADTISSIAEQVKEVVELGVQVAIVCGGGNIWRGIAGSASGIDRATADYMGMLATVMNSLALQDSLEQIGVPTRVQTSISMQQIAEPYIRRRAIRHLEKGRVVIFAAGTGNPFFSTDTTAALRAAEIEAEVILMAKNKVDGVYSADPFKDSTAQKYEQLTYLDVLNKNLGVMDSTASSLCMDNDIPLIVFAITEQGNIKRVVLGERIGTIVKGSVE comes from the coding sequence TTGGAACAGCCGGTATTTAAAAGGGTAGTCCTGAAGGTCAGCGGCGAATCGCTGGCAGGGCCTAACGGTTACGGTATCGATGCGGATACGATTAGCTCTATTGCCGAGCAGGTGAAGGAAGTCGTGGAGCTTGGCGTCCAAGTCGCCATCGTTTGTGGCGGGGGCAACATTTGGCGCGGCATTGCTGGCAGCGCAAGCGGCATAGACCGTGCGACGGCTGATTATATGGGCATGCTGGCTACGGTAATGAATTCACTGGCTTTGCAGGACTCTTTGGAACAGATCGGTGTGCCGACCAGAGTACAGACCTCGATCTCGATGCAGCAGATCGCAGAGCCTTATATCCGGCGCCGGGCTATTCGCCATCTGGAGAAAGGGAGGGTTGTTATTTTTGCAGCCGGTACGGGCAATCCGTTCTTCTCGACCGATACGACTGCGGCGCTGCGTGCGGCCGAAATCGAGGCCGAAGTCATTCTGATGGCCAAGAACAAAGTCGACGGCGTCTATTCCGCTGATCCGTTCAAAGATAGCACCGCCCAAAAGTATGAACAGCTTACTTACTTGGACGTGCTCAACAAGAATTTGGGGGTCATGGACTCCACCGCATCCTCTCTCTGCATGGATAACGATATACCGCTTATTGTGTTTGCCATTACGGAACAGGGCAACATCAAGCGCGTTGTTCTGGGAGAACGCATCGGAACAATTGTTAAAGGGAGTGTAGAATAA
- the tsf gene encoding translation elongation factor Ts: MAVDAKSVKELRERTGAGMLDCKKALEEAGGDLNKAVEILREKGLSAAANKAGRAATEGVVESYIHAGGRIGVLVEINCETDFVGKTDQFKDFARDIAMQIAAAAPRFVRREEVPAEEIEKEKEILRAQALNEGKPEKIVDKMVEGRINKYYEEHVLLEQAFIKDPDKTISNLLNEKISTIGENISIRRFVRYELGEGLEKKVDNFVEEVMAQVKQ; the protein is encoded by the coding sequence ATGGCAGTAGACGCAAAATCCGTAAAAGAGCTCCGCGAAAGAACCGGCGCCGGCATGCTGGATTGTAAAAAAGCACTGGAAGAAGCTGGCGGCGATCTGAACAAAGCGGTTGAAATTCTCCGCGAAAAAGGCCTTTCCGCAGCGGCAAACAAAGCTGGACGCGCTGCAACTGAGGGCGTTGTTGAATCATACATTCATGCAGGCGGCCGCATCGGCGTTCTGGTAGAAATCAACTGCGAAACCGATTTTGTCGGCAAGACCGACCAATTCAAGGATTTCGCACGCGATATCGCCATGCAAATCGCCGCAGCTGCTCCGCGTTTCGTACGCCGTGAGGAAGTTCCTGCGGAAGAAATTGAGAAGGAAAAGGAAATTCTGAGAGCGCAAGCGCTGAACGAAGGCAAACCGGAGAAAATCGTTGACAAAATGGTCGAAGGACGCATCAATAAGTACTATGAAGAGCATGTACTGCTTGAACAAGCCTTTATCAAAGACCCTGATAAGACAATCTCCAACCTGCTCAACGAAAAGATCAGCACGATCGGCGAGAACATCTCCATTCGCCGCTTTGTCCGTTACGAACTGGGCGAAGGTCTCGAGAAGAAAGTCGACAACTTCGTAGAAGAAGTAATGGCGCAAGTAAAACAATAA